One genomic region from Nostoc sphaeroides encodes:
- a CDS encoding response regulator transcription factor, which yields MPLTILVVDDDLGTRLSVSDYLELSGYSVITANDGQEALVMVDEHHPDLIVTDIVMPQMNGYELVRRVRQQPVFRLLPVILLTARTKTQERILGYQSGCDLFLPKPFELEELAAAIRNLLERSQIIQSEYRFSHKESLGISASTKAVDAHNSLSTQIQKSHLHSSLTHREQEVLELLTHGFSNADMGHQLHLSPRTVEKYVSSLLRKTSTSNRAELVRFAIKHGLVE from the coding sequence ATGCCCTTGACGATCCTTGTAGTGGATGATGATTTGGGCACTCGCCTGTCTGTTAGTGACTATCTTGAACTGTCTGGCTACTCGGTGATTACGGCTAATGACGGTCAAGAGGCTTTGGTTATGGTGGATGAGCATCATCCAGATTTGATTGTCACAGATATCGTGATGCCACAGATGAATGGCTACGAACTAGTGCGCCGGGTGCGTCAACAACCAGTGTTTCGGTTATTACCTGTAATTTTATTAACAGCGCGAACTAAGACCCAGGAAAGAATTTTGGGCTACCAGTCAGGGTGCGACTTATTCTTACCCAAGCCTTTTGAACTGGAAGAGTTAGCAGCAGCAATCCGCAATCTTTTGGAGCGATCGCAAATTATTCAATCGGAGTATCGATTTTCTCATAAAGAGAGTTTGGGCATTTCCGCCTCGACAAAAGCGGTGGATGCCCATAATTCTTTGTCTACTCAAATTCAGAAATCCCACTTGCACTCATCCCTAACTCATAGAGAACAGGAAGTCCTAGAGTTATTGACTCATGGTTTTTCTAATGCTGATATGGGTCATCAGTTACACCTGAGTCCTCGCACAGTGGAAAAGTACGTTAGCAGTTTATTGAGAAAAACCTCAACCAGCAAC